One Clupea harengus chromosome 3, Ch_v2.0.2, whole genome shotgun sequence DNA window includes the following coding sequences:
- the ric8b gene encoding synembryn-B isoform X2, with product MELSIILSQIENENEEEIERLLHEYNTENCRTFSFEQEEEEARIRLCRALLRVLGRVAQPRCQSTCLETLRILSRDKRVLGPVGTHEGMLTLARLARVGSDALRGSGEDDEQAEEEERVVVEALKCLCNVVFNSTQAQQVGADVQLAQGLCASLHAAGAGAAPHEVGLFSLRLLFLLSALRSDVRGMLRKEPRALALLTDVLERALDVHWAGPYEVAPPDPQAPPIPSQENERAMEALKALFNITMSDSSDEDAEHQLRLLVAIMRHLLLLSTNTEDKTEEAHSHAINLLSNISTPCLDVLIDVPGQPGQEEYGGKNMAVVQVLLDFMEKRVDRGSNYKEGLTPVLSLMAEGSRQHREIRRYIKAKVLPPLKDVTNRPEVGTTIRNKLVRLMTHVDMGVKQSAAEFLFVLCKESVDNLVKYTGYGSAAGLLLSRGLLAGGRGETQYSEDEDSDTDEYKEAKPYINPITGHVEDPATNPMEEMTEEQKEYEAQKLVNMIDQLSRQQLIKPMGVRKDGTLAPLEETVRACRDNSSDSDSD from the exons ATGGAATTAAGCATCATTTTGTCACAGATTGAGAATGAGAACGAAGAAGAAATAGAGAGGCTTTTACATGAATACAACACAGAG AACTGTCGCACTTTCAGTTttgaacaggaggaggaggaggcacgtATA cGGCTGTGCCGGGCTCTGCTAAGGGTCCTGGGTCGGGTGGCACAGCCACGTTGTCAGAGCACATGTCTTGAGACGTTGCGCATCCTTTCCCGGGACAAGCGTGTGCTGGGACCGGTTGGTACTCACGAGGGCATGCTGACCCTGGCCCGGCTGGCGCGGGTCGGCTCCGATGCGCTCCGGGGCTCCGGCGAAGACGATGAGCAGGCTGAGGAGGAAGAacgggtggtggtggaggcgcTGAAGTGCCTGTGCAACGTGGTGTTCAACAGCACGCAGGCTCAGCAGGTGGGCGCAGATGTGCAGCTGGCGCAGGGCCTGTGCGCCAGCCTTCACGCGGCCGGTGCCGGGGCTGCGCCACACGAGGTGGGCCTGTTCTCGCTGCGTCTGCTCTTCTTGCTGTCGGCGCTCCGCTCGGACGTGAGGGGCATGCTGCGCAAGGAGCCCCGCGCCCTGGCGCTGCTCACCGACGTGCTGGAGCGCGCCCTGGATGTCCACTGGGCCGGGCCCTACGAGGTGGCCCCGCCGGATCCTCAggccccccccatcccctcacAGGAGAACGAGAGAGCCATGGAGGCCCTCAAGGCCCTCTTCAACATCACCATGTCCGACTCCAGTGACGAG GACGCCGAGCACCAGCTGCGACTCCTGGTGGCCATCATGAgacacctgctgctgctgagtaCCAACACGGAGGACAAGACCGAGGAGGCACACAG CCATGCCATTAATCTCCTGAGCAACATTTCCACGCCGTGCCTGGACGTCCTCATCGACGTTCCCGGACAGCCTGGACAGGAGGAGTATGGCGGGAAGAACATGGCCGTCGTTCAGGTGCTGCTGGATTTCATGGAGAAGCGTGTTGACCGG GGTTCCAACTACAAGGAGGGCCTGACGCCAGTACTCAGCCTGATGGCGGAAGGTTCCAGACAACACAGAGAAATCCGCAGATACATCAAGGCCAAG GTGCTTCCTCCGCTGAAGGACGTGACCAACCGGCCGGAGGTGGGCACCACCATCCGCAACAAGCTGGTGCGCCTCATGACCCACGTGGACATGGGGGTGAAGCAGAGCGCTGCCGAGTTCCTGTTCGTGCTCTGCAAAGAGAGTG TGGATAACCTGGTGAAGTACACAGGCTATGGCAGTGCTGCAGGGCTGCTGTTGTCCCGCGGGCTGCTGGCAGGAGGCCGAGGGGAGACTCAGTACTCTGAAGACGAGGACTCCGACACAGACGAGTACAAGGAGGCCAAACCATA CATCAACCCCATCACGGGCCACGTGGAGGACCCTGCCACCAACCCCATGGAGGAGATGACCGAGGAGCAGAAGGAGTACGAGGCCCAGAAGCTCGTCAACATGATCGATCAGCTGTCCAG GCAGCAGCTGATTAAGCCCATGGGTGTGAGGAAGGACGGCACACTGGCGCCCCTAGAGGAGACCGTGAGAGCCTGCCGCGACAACAGCAGTGACTCCGACTCGGACTGA
- the ric8b gene encoding synembryn-B isoform X1 yields MELSIILSQIENENEEEIERLLHEYNTENCRTFSFEQEEEEARIRLCRALLRVLGRVAQPRCQSTCLETLRILSRDKRVLGPVGTHEGMLTLARLARVGSDALRGSGEDDEQAEEEERVVVEALKCLCNVVFNSTQAQQVGADVQLAQGLCASLHAAGAGAAPHEVGLFSLRLLFLLSALRSDVRGMLRKEPRALALLTDVLERALDVHWAGPYEVAPPDPQAPPIPSQENERAMEALKALFNITMSDSSDESVTGQDAEHQLRLLVAIMRHLLLLSTNTEDKTEEAHSHAINLLSNISTPCLDVLIDVPGQPGQEEYGGKNMAVVQVLLDFMEKRVDRGSNYKEGLTPVLSLMAEGSRQHREIRRYIKAKVLPPLKDVTNRPEVGTTIRNKLVRLMTHVDMGVKQSAAEFLFVLCKESVDNLVKYTGYGSAAGLLLSRGLLAGGRGETQYSEDEDSDTDEYKEAKPYINPITGHVEDPATNPMEEMTEEQKEYEAQKLVNMIDQLSRQQLIKPMGVRKDGTLAPLEETVRACRDNSSDSDSD; encoded by the exons ATGGAATTAAGCATCATTTTGTCACAGATTGAGAATGAGAACGAAGAAGAAATAGAGAGGCTTTTACATGAATACAACACAGAG AACTGTCGCACTTTCAGTTttgaacaggaggaggaggaggcacgtATA cGGCTGTGCCGGGCTCTGCTAAGGGTCCTGGGTCGGGTGGCACAGCCACGTTGTCAGAGCACATGTCTTGAGACGTTGCGCATCCTTTCCCGGGACAAGCGTGTGCTGGGACCGGTTGGTACTCACGAGGGCATGCTGACCCTGGCCCGGCTGGCGCGGGTCGGCTCCGATGCGCTCCGGGGCTCCGGCGAAGACGATGAGCAGGCTGAGGAGGAAGAacgggtggtggtggaggcgcTGAAGTGCCTGTGCAACGTGGTGTTCAACAGCACGCAGGCTCAGCAGGTGGGCGCAGATGTGCAGCTGGCGCAGGGCCTGTGCGCCAGCCTTCACGCGGCCGGTGCCGGGGCTGCGCCACACGAGGTGGGCCTGTTCTCGCTGCGTCTGCTCTTCTTGCTGTCGGCGCTCCGCTCGGACGTGAGGGGCATGCTGCGCAAGGAGCCCCGCGCCCTGGCGCTGCTCACCGACGTGCTGGAGCGCGCCCTGGATGTCCACTGGGCCGGGCCCTACGAGGTGGCCCCGCCGGATCCTCAggccccccccatcccctcacAGGAGAACGAGAGAGCCATGGAGGCCCTCAAGGCCCTCTTCAACATCACCATGTCCGACTCCAGTGACGAG TCTGTGACCGGTCAGGACGCCGAGCACCAGCTGCGACTCCTGGTGGCCATCATGAgacacctgctgctgctgagtaCCAACACGGAGGACAAGACCGAGGAGGCACACAG CCATGCCATTAATCTCCTGAGCAACATTTCCACGCCGTGCCTGGACGTCCTCATCGACGTTCCCGGACAGCCTGGACAGGAGGAGTATGGCGGGAAGAACATGGCCGTCGTTCAGGTGCTGCTGGATTTCATGGAGAAGCGTGTTGACCGG GGTTCCAACTACAAGGAGGGCCTGACGCCAGTACTCAGCCTGATGGCGGAAGGTTCCAGACAACACAGAGAAATCCGCAGATACATCAAGGCCAAG GTGCTTCCTCCGCTGAAGGACGTGACCAACCGGCCGGAGGTGGGCACCACCATCCGCAACAAGCTGGTGCGCCTCATGACCCACGTGGACATGGGGGTGAAGCAGAGCGCTGCCGAGTTCCTGTTCGTGCTCTGCAAAGAGAGTG TGGATAACCTGGTGAAGTACACAGGCTATGGCAGTGCTGCAGGGCTGCTGTTGTCCCGCGGGCTGCTGGCAGGAGGCCGAGGGGAGACTCAGTACTCTGAAGACGAGGACTCCGACACAGACGAGTACAAGGAGGCCAAACCATA CATCAACCCCATCACGGGCCACGTGGAGGACCCTGCCACCAACCCCATGGAGGAGATGACCGAGGAGCAGAAGGAGTACGAGGCCCAGAAGCTCGTCAACATGATCGATCAGCTGTCCAG GCAGCAGCTGATTAAGCCCATGGGTGTGAGGAAGGACGGCACACTGGCGCCCCTAGAGGAGACCGTGAGAGCCTGCCGCGACAACAGCAGTGACTCCGACTCGGACTGA
- the si:dkey-103i16.6 gene encoding NAD-dependent protein deacetylase sirtuin-3 isoform X1 — protein MSKAKSSRDKRPTQPALVRVTRNSSTHSRQADSVQSQVSGTSSGPQAHPGGRQSDSGLVQDLSLMSVSEQKASAARRGRPSKTGSSGTAGSLSGTQPQASPSIPKSGLGTIARLIKLGRLKNIVVVAGAGISTASGIPDFRTPGTGLYANLEKYNIPYPEAIFNIDYFSNDPRPFFSLAKELYPGNHQPNYVHYFIRMLHQKGLLLRMYTQNIDGLERMCGIPEDKLVEAHGSFETASCHLCYTPYPAEEAKRAIMCGSVPTCSFCQATVKPNVVFFGEDLPENYFQHTTDFPKADLLMIMGTSLQIEPFASLVNTVRPAVPRLLLNRGAVGPFERKPLRRGDYMELGDLSESVRRLAQVLGWHQEIEELMWGQENQCVPQLGTSAMEEQAAQGRRGVEVPPGRWPKTSSLGATGARSGSEESDASETDSMSTESSGPSN, from the exons ATGAGCAAGGCCAAGTCATCCAGGGACAAGAGACCCACCCAGCCTGCTCTCGTCAGGGTCACCCGCAATTCCTCCACCCATTCCAGGCAGGCAGACTCAGTCCAGTCCCAGGTTTCAGGGACGAGCTCAGGCCCCCAGGCCCATCCAGGTGGCAGGCAGTCAGACTCAGGCCTGGTTCAGGACCTCAGCctgatgagtgtgagtgaacaGAAGGCCTCAGCTGCACG CAGAGGGAGGCCCTCCAAGACGGGTAGCAGTGGCACAGCAGGCTCCCTGTCTGGAACCCAACCCCAAGCCTCTCCCTCAATCCCCAAGAGTGGCCTGGGCACCATAGCCCGCCTCATCAAGCTGGGCCGGCTGAAGAACATAGTGGTGGTGGCGGGGGCTGGCATCAGCACCGCCAGCGGGATCCCAGACTTCAG GACTCCAGGCACTGGTCTGTACGCCAACTTGGAAAAGTACAACATCCCTTACCCAGAGGCCATCTTCAATATCGACTACTTCTCCAATGACCCTCGACCGTTCTTCTCCCTGGCCAAGGAGCTGTACCCTGGCAACCACCAGCCTAACTATGTGCACTACTTCATCCGCATGCTGCACCAGAAGGGCCTGCTTCTGCGCATGTACACCCAGAACATCGACGGCCTGGAACGGA TGTGTGGCATCCCAGAGGACAAGCTTGTGGAGGCCCACGGCAGTTTTGAAACGGCGTCCTGCCATCTGTGCTACACTCCGTACCCAGCGGAGGAGGCCAAG AGAGCCATCATGTGTGGCAGCGTCCCAACGTGCTCATTCTGCCAAGCCACGGTTAAACCCAACGTTGTTTTCTTTGGGGAGGACCTTCCGGAAAATTACTTCCAGCACACTACAGACTTTCCCAAGGCTGATCTTCTCATGATCATGGGCACATCTTTGCAG ATCGAGCCGTTCGCCAGCCTGGTGAATACGGTGCGGCCAGCGGTGCCCCGGCTGCTGCTGAATCGTGGCGCGGTGGGACCGTTTGAGCGCAAGCCGCTGCGGCGCGGAGACTACATGGAGCTGGGAGACCTGAGCGAGTCGGTCCGGAGGCTCGCCCAGGTCCTGGGCTGGCACCAAGAGATCGAGGAACTGATGTGGGGTCAGGAGAACCAG TGTGTTCCCCAGCTTGGGACCAGTGCAATGGAGGAGCAGGCAGcccaggggaggagaggagtggaggtcCCCCCCGGCAGATGGCCTAAAACCTCCAGTCTTGGGGCCACCGGGGCCCGATCCGGCAGCGAGGAATCCGATGCCTCCGAGACCGACAGCATGAGCACTGAGTCCTCAGGGCCgagtaactaa
- the si:dkey-103i16.6 gene encoding NAD-dependent protein deacetylase sirtuin-3 isoform X2, whose product MSKAKSSRDKRPTQPALVRVTRNSSTHSRQADSVQSQVSGTSSGPQAHPGGRQSDSGLVQDLSLMSVSEQKASAARGRPSKTGSSGTAGSLSGTQPQASPSIPKSGLGTIARLIKLGRLKNIVVVAGAGISTASGIPDFRTPGTGLYANLEKYNIPYPEAIFNIDYFSNDPRPFFSLAKELYPGNHQPNYVHYFIRMLHQKGLLLRMYTQNIDGLERMCGIPEDKLVEAHGSFETASCHLCYTPYPAEEAKRAIMCGSVPTCSFCQATVKPNVVFFGEDLPENYFQHTTDFPKADLLMIMGTSLQIEPFASLVNTVRPAVPRLLLNRGAVGPFERKPLRRGDYMELGDLSESVRRLAQVLGWHQEIEELMWGQENQCVPQLGTSAMEEQAAQGRRGVEVPPGRWPKTSSLGATGARSGSEESDASETDSMSTESSGPSN is encoded by the exons ATGAGCAAGGCCAAGTCATCCAGGGACAAGAGACCCACCCAGCCTGCTCTCGTCAGGGTCACCCGCAATTCCTCCACCCATTCCAGGCAGGCAGACTCAGTCCAGTCCCAGGTTTCAGGGACGAGCTCAGGCCCCCAGGCCCATCCAGGTGGCAGGCAGTCAGACTCAGGCCTGGTTCAGGACCTCAGCctgatgagtgtgagtgaacaGAAGGCCTCAGCTGCACG AGGGAGGCCCTCCAAGACGGGTAGCAGTGGCACAGCAGGCTCCCTGTCTGGAACCCAACCCCAAGCCTCTCCCTCAATCCCCAAGAGTGGCCTGGGCACCATAGCCCGCCTCATCAAGCTGGGCCGGCTGAAGAACATAGTGGTGGTGGCGGGGGCTGGCATCAGCACCGCCAGCGGGATCCCAGACTTCAG GACTCCAGGCACTGGTCTGTACGCCAACTTGGAAAAGTACAACATCCCTTACCCAGAGGCCATCTTCAATATCGACTACTTCTCCAATGACCCTCGACCGTTCTTCTCCCTGGCCAAGGAGCTGTACCCTGGCAACCACCAGCCTAACTATGTGCACTACTTCATCCGCATGCTGCACCAGAAGGGCCTGCTTCTGCGCATGTACACCCAGAACATCGACGGCCTGGAACGGA TGTGTGGCATCCCAGAGGACAAGCTTGTGGAGGCCCACGGCAGTTTTGAAACGGCGTCCTGCCATCTGTGCTACACTCCGTACCCAGCGGAGGAGGCCAAG AGAGCCATCATGTGTGGCAGCGTCCCAACGTGCTCATTCTGCCAAGCCACGGTTAAACCCAACGTTGTTTTCTTTGGGGAGGACCTTCCGGAAAATTACTTCCAGCACACTACAGACTTTCCCAAGGCTGATCTTCTCATGATCATGGGCACATCTTTGCAG ATCGAGCCGTTCGCCAGCCTGGTGAATACGGTGCGGCCAGCGGTGCCCCGGCTGCTGCTGAATCGTGGCGCGGTGGGACCGTTTGAGCGCAAGCCGCTGCGGCGCGGAGACTACATGGAGCTGGGAGACCTGAGCGAGTCGGTCCGGAGGCTCGCCCAGGTCCTGGGCTGGCACCAAGAGATCGAGGAACTGATGTGGGGTCAGGAGAACCAG TGTGTTCCCCAGCTTGGGACCAGTGCAATGGAGGAGCAGGCAGcccaggggaggagaggagtggaggtcCCCCCCGGCAGATGGCCTAAAACCTCCAGTCTTGGGGCCACCGGGGCCCGATCCGGCAGCGAGGAATCCGATGCCTCCGAGACCGACAGCATGAGCACTGAGTCCTCAGGGCCgagtaactaa